One Nicotiana tomentosiformis chromosome 1, ASM39032v3, whole genome shotgun sequence genomic window, TCTGTCATAATTGCAGCTTGCACCGGAGGATCCAGTAATACTGTGGGCTCAATGAACCTGCATTCGAACTTGTGCATTAAATTTGGCAACTTTTAAAGCAACAAAAGATAATATACTATTTATTATATATAAGTGTGTTTGGGACAAATTAAAGGACTGATAAATATTTTCAATTATGGGGTTCTATAAAGGTTCCGTTATCgaaaaatatttctcaaggaaaatattttctatcaaAAGTGAAAAATGGCTTTTCTCACTTATGGGcgagaaatatttttctttaaaaattgtCAACTCTTACTCTATATTATTTCCTCTAATCAATACTTTAAAAAGTGCCAAGAAGAATTATGAATTATGCTGATATATGCTTGTAAGGTTTCACCCTGATTACTTATATTTCTCCTTTGTGGTTTATTAATAAAACCTTACAAGGTTCTATGCATGGGTAGGGGTATCAATGAGCGGGTTGGACTGATTTTGGACGGGTCAAAATAGGCTGAGTCAATAAATGGATGGGTCAATGACCCGCCCAACAGTTACTTTGGCTGAGAGTAGCTAGGTCAAGATGGACTAAAATTTGGATCATAACCCAATCCGGCCAACTCTTATCAAGCTTTAATTAATGTGCTGTATTTTCTTATCGATTGTTTAATTATCAATAAgacttttttcttttgttatggtcatatataacatatcaaacaaaaaaaaattattttaaaaatattttagcaAAGTTACTTATGTATCAATTTGGGTTAAAAATCAGCCCAACTTTAAATAGACTGAAATGGATTGAGTCAAGATTCAACAAATTGACGGATCAATGACCGGCCCAACCTTGAGTGGATTGGGCGAGTCAAATGGGTTCGGACTCAAATTCCAACCCATAAGTGCGGGTGATTTAACCTAAAGAAAGAAACTTACTTGATCAATAGACAACAATATACTACAAAGATTTGGATATCAAAACTCTAGTtcaaaaaatcataaattttcaAAGAGTTGACTAGAttgaaatgaaaatgttggaAAAAGTTACTCACAGATTATCTTCATCGGTTAAGCCTCCATGTACGACTGAAGATTTTACCATTGGCTCATCTAAAAGATTCTTTAACCTCAAGAAATGAGTTCTATTAATGATCCTCGCAATCGAATGTGATTCTTTTGGATTTTCTCCAAATGTTTTTGGGATGGCAAGTTTAATCAATTTTACCTATTGCAAATATTAACATGCAAATTATTAGTATTTCAAGAGAAAGCAATAGTATTCGTCAAAATTATTAGTCATGAATTTTCTTAGTATGTCAGAAATTTACTTGTTACAGTAGGTTAAGCTTTGTGACTTTACTATTATACAGTTCTTAAGATTCAATGACTTATATGTGAGAAAAAAAAAGTACGTACTTTCTTAGAGTTTATATGGCCTTAAtgagaaaattttattttcatacaaATATAAAATGTGAGTTTTTTTCACGTTGCAACGCATTACGCATGTATAAGAGGCATTATCATTAGTACATTAGCGATGTTATGAAACTATTAATAATACCTGAATttatgttattttaattattaaagaaataataaacGATCAACTTATCTGAACAGCGCAACCGCAGCAATTTCTAATACGTACCAACTCGTTGGCATACGTCTTGTCGACTAGGATATAATCAATTCCAATGCATGCTTGGCCAGCACAAGCCCCAAATTTCCCAGAAAGAATTCTTTTCATTGCAATCTatgaaaaagtaaaagaaaaaaaaaaacagataTTAGTCAAAACCAGTATACGATAAATAAAGCAAGGGCCAAGAAGAATTCACTaacaaaatttataaataaaataagcAAAACCTGCTTCACACAATTTATGTGAGCCGTCTTTCTTCTGATCATGTGTAAAAGAAAAGTTTATTTTTATACGATATTTTTGTAGCAATTTCTTATTCTAACttaacacaatatatatatatatatatatatatatatatatatatatatatatatatatatatatgtgtgtgtgtgtgtgtgtgtgacttATTTTAAAAGAATATTTTTGATATTAAAGTGTTAATATGGACAATCAAATTTTTTAAATTGTAAGAAATAAGACATATTGTGTTAATCTTTTCTTTGTGTCACAACTTGCACCATATTCTTTTTCTTAAGCTAAGAACAAGAAATATTTTATTGATGGTCAGATTCAAACTCAAGATCTTCTGTTATAATATCAAATTGAGTCGTATGACATCTTGCATACATTAAACTTGTTAAATCATGGTACTTTTATTTATTACTAATAATATTTTTCGATATGTATTTGCTTGCACGCTCTACGCCGGggcgaaaatatgaaaataagaGAAAACAAATGCAGATACAGTATAAGAGTTAGTCCTTCCGTTTCAGTTATGTTACCCTATTTCTTTTATAGTttgtccaatttttttttttttttttaaaaaattagaaataatttaattttagcTTCACATTTTACTCTTAACGATAATGTTTTGATACTCACACAAATGTTATGACATGTTTACGACAAATCTTATATCCATATAAAAATAAGGACATATTTAATACtacaaatttcaaaaatctttattttttcttaaactctccATCAGTAGAATAGAGTCacatataaattgaaacgaagggaGTAAGAAATATTAAaaatcctttaatatttttataaaaagaaACAGAAACTAAATTGGATGGTAAAAGAAAAGGAGAGGGAGTTTACATTTGTATCCCAAGAACCGGAGAGTGAATCAACGACAGCAGGGCACTTTCCGCCCAATTCCAGGGTCACAGGAGTCAAATGCTTCGCAGCAGCGGCCATTACAATTTTAGCCACTTTTGTACTCCCTGTAACCATTTAAGAGTGACTGAGCTAACTAAACActaattatacattgattatacacagtAAAAATTATGTTGGATGAATTTTCTTAGGACTACCGTTTAAATTTTGATTCTGATAAAAAAAGTTTTGAGAAAATAGCCTCTGACTAGAATTTTGATTCACGCTAGTTAGAGTTTTGGGAAGTGATTCCAGCAATTGCCAGAATTTTAAAGCACCAGAAATTCAGTCGCAATATTGCAAATTTTGGTGATCGCCATGATTTTTCCACAAAATCTAACAACGGCCATAAGTTGCTGAAATTTTGGCTAGCGTGCTTTAAAATTTGACGCCCGGGCTATTTTTTCAAACACTTTTATTACCGGGGGTAAAAGAATCAACACTGGCACAAAAATATcctattttatcattttttcttatacacataatatatatataaatttcctATTTTATTACTTAATTTTTTGGTTAAAAGTTTTAACCAAAAAATTAAGTAAAATCACAATTACATTGTAATACAGTGACTAAAAGTTCAAACCTGTAAAGAAAATCTTGTCCCATTTTTGCTGCAACAGTTTGTCACCAACTGAATTATCACCTTCAATGACTTTAATAGCTTTATTATCCAAGTATTTGGAGATTGTCTTAGCTAGCACTGATGAAGAGGCAGGAGCCTGCTCTGAGGGTTTCAAAATAACCACATTTCCAGCTGCTATTGCTCCAATTAGTGGTTCCAATGATAACCCTAAGTTTAATGAACAAATAAAAAAGTAATTAAAGACTTGATTAGAAGAAAATTATCTTGTCATAGAAATTAATGAATCCTTATTATGGTGCAAATTAGTGAATTACAAACATGATGTACAACATTAACATGGTTGATTGTTTTGGTAGGATAACGTTTGCTTTGACGTTATCAATTCCTATTGGCTTTTGTTATTTAAGAAGTCAAAGGCGGGGCAATAGATTATGTCAGTGGAAAATATTTATTCGTATTGAGTGTTTATAAATTTAATTTCAAGAGTTAAGTAAATGGGTAGTTTGTTTTGGAATTTCTTTCATGCTTTCGTTTATGTCCACTGGCGCAAAGACTATTTGGGGACTGTATCA contains:
- the LOC104104086 gene encoding aldehyde dehydrogenase family 3 member F1-like isoform X2, with translation MCGKKAKLPIAAFPSSAELVPEPLGLVLIISSWNFPFGLSLEPLIGAIAAGNVVILKPSEQAPASSSVLAKTISKYLDNKAIKVIEGDNSVGDKLLQQKWDKIFFTGSTKVAKIVMAAAAKHLTPVTLELGGKCPAVVDSLSGSWDTNIAMKRILSGKFGACAGQACIGIDYILVDKTYANELVKLIKLAIPKTFGENPKESHSIARIINRTHFLRLKNLLDEPMVKSSVVHGGLTDEDNLFIEPTVLLDPPVQAAIMTEEVFGPLLPIITLDKIEDSIEFINARPKTLTIYAFTKDEALKKKIISRTSSGSVVFNDSIIQYAADTLPFGGVGQSGFGRYHGKFSFDTFSHEKAVVRRSFLTDIWFRYPPWNHKSLQLFRTAYRYDYLSVVLITLGLKKA